A stretch of the Candidatus Tanganyikabacteria bacterium genome encodes the following:
- a CDS encoding Rieske 2Fe-2S domain-containing protein: MSDFVPVGKAADIEPGAWQKYQVGPSEVVVFNVDGQFHAIDDTCPHRGGPLSHGFLEGQVVYCPLHGWPFDVTTGEMPGAPEICVPRYSVRVDGEELLVSRQPAAPEPAGK, translated from the coding sequence ATGAGCGACTTCGTGCCCGTCGGCAAGGCCGCTGACATCGAACCGGGGGCCTGGCAGAAGTACCAGGTCGGCCCGAGCGAGGTGGTCGTCTTCAACGTGGACGGCCAGTTCCACGCCATCGACGACACGTGCCCGCACCGCGGCGGGCCCCTTTCGCATGGGTTCCTCGAGGGCCAAGTAGTCTACTGCCCGCTCCATGGCTGGCCATTCGACGTCACTACCGGCGAGATGCCCGGCGCGCCCGAGATCTGCGTGCCGCGCTACTCGGTCAGGGTGGACGGCGAGGAACTGCTGGTCAGCCGCCAGCCGGCGGCCCCCGAGCCAGCCGGCAAGTAG